A genome region from Manis pentadactyla isolate mManPen7 chromosome 5, mManPen7.hap1, whole genome shotgun sequence includes the following:
- the LOC130683969 gene encoding uncharacterized protein LOC130683969, translating into MELQSLMRKKEKSNCLWLALKSIKGDEWEVEKFGLAFTHNLLWTCFPCVVKQLSQSACRPASKTCALDSRPQADRLCVFPRQPEDVRCAWGLIRQHRRKTASLASPGLLESRLVRQPWSRTSFSAEEAASRWRTLVTEEHGHIGNDMLKIRESKLEEACVSEFLLKGDHLSTKNSYSALNMSGRRRATVFSRVKTFCLVVQPNVLERVYVAASGDRVVGISSSFRDVSLIAWNHNVNYI; encoded by the exons ATGGAACTGCAAAGCctgatgagaaagaaagaaaaaa GCAACTGCTTGTGGTTAGCTCTCAAGTCTATAAAAGGAGACGAGTGGGAGGTTGAGAAGTTTGGCCTGGCATTCACCCACAATCTCCTATGGACATGCTTCCCCTGTGTTGTCAAACAACTGTCACAGTCAGCCTGCCGCCCGGCCAGCAAGACATGTGCCCTGGACAGCCGCCCGCAGGCAGACAGGCTGTGTGTGTTCCCTCGGCAGCCAGAGGATGTGCGGTGTGCTTGGGGACTTATCCGCCAGCACAGGAGAAAGACAGCATCACTGGCGAGTCCAGGTTTGTTGGAAAGCCGCTTAGTGCGCCAACCCTGGAGCCGCACTTCATTCTCTGCAGAGGAGGCAGCTTCGAGATGGCGCACCTTAGTCACTGAGGAG CATGGCCATATTGGAAACGACATGTTGAAAATAAGGGAGTCAAAACTGGAAGAAGCCTGCGTCTCTGAATTTCTGCTCAAAGGAGACCATCTGTCAACCAAAAACTCCTATTCTGCACTTAACATGAGTGGGAG AAGGAGAGCCACAGTATTCTCTAGAGTTAAGACTTTCTGTTTGGTGGTGCAACCAAATGTGCTGGAGCGGGTTTATGTTGCTGCATCAGGAGACCGGGTTGTGGGCATCTCTTCCTCATTCCGTGATGTCAGCCTGATAGCTTGGAATCACAATGTTAATTACATATAA